A part of Arachis hypogaea cultivar Tifrunner chromosome 12, arahy.Tifrunner.gnm2.J5K5, whole genome shotgun sequence genomic DNA contains:
- the LOC112727362 gene encoding plasmodesmata-located protein 2, translating into MGFARKPMILPLLLILLTNLNPNHFADSAASSDYSTIVYKGCSKDTFTDPNGSYSQSLSALFGTLVSQSTRTKFYKATSGSITGLFQCRGDLTGRDCYNCVSRLPVLSDKLCGKTTAARIQLFGCYMSYEVSGFSEISGMQMLYKTCGGTTAAGTGFGERRGTAFSFIENGVVGGHGFYATSYENVYVMGQCEGDVGDSDCGACVKSAVQKAEGECGNAISGQVFLHKCFISYRYYPSGVPRGGSSFSYGSSSSVQNPGKTAAIILGGAAGVAFFVILLLFARNLKKKHDDY; encoded by the exons ATGGGTTTTGCTAGAAAGCCCATGATTCTTCCTCTGTTGTTGATTCTCCTCACAAATCTTAACCCAAACCACTTTGCAGATTCTGCTGCTTCTTCAGATTACTCCACCATCGTCTACAAGGGCTGCTCAAAGGACACATTCACAGATCCAAACGGTTCGTATTCCCAATCACTCTCAGCACTCTTTGGAACACTGGTGTCCCAATCCACAAGAACCAAGTTCTACAAGGCCACTTCCGGCTCAATCACCGGCCTCTTCCAATGCAGGGGTGACCTCACCGGCCGCGACTGCTACAACTGCGTCAGCCGCCTACCCGTCCTCTCCGACAAGCTTTGCGGCAAAACCACCGCCGCAAGAATCCAACTCTTCGGCTGTTACATGTCGTACGAGGTTTCGGGGTTCTCAGAAATCTCGGGGATGCAGATGCTGTACAAGACTTGCGGCGGAACAACGGCTGCCGGAACAGGGTTCGGAGAACGGAGGGGAACCGCGTTCTCGTTTATAGAGAATGGGGTGGTTGGGGGGCATGGATTTTATGCTACGAGCTACGAGAATGTGTATGTGATGGGGCAGTGTGAGGGTGATGTTGGTGACTCGGATTGTGGTGCGTGTGTGAAGAGTGCTGTGCAGAAAGCTGAAGGTGAGTGTGGAAACGCCATTTCTGGACAAGTGTTCTTGCACAAGTGCTTCATTAGTTATAGGTATTACCCAAGTGGGGTTCCTAGAGGAGGATCATCTTTCTCATATGGTTCATCTTCTTCAG TTCAAAATCCTGGGAAGACAGCAGCTATAATATTAGGAGGAGCAGCTGGGGTTGCTTTCTTTGTCATATTACTACTATTTGCTAGGAATTTGAAGAAGAAACATGATG ATTATTGA